Proteins from a single region of Lelliottia sp. JS-SCA-14:
- the pdhR gene encoding pyruvate dehydrogenase complex transcriptional repressor PdhR: protein MAYSKIRQPKLSDVIEQQLEFLILEGTLRPGEKLPPERELAKQFDVSRPSLREAIQRLEAKGLLLRRQGGGTFVQNSLWQSFSDPLVELLSDHPESQFDLLETRHALEGIAAYYAALRSNDEDRERIRELHQAIERAQQSGDLDAESDAVVQYQIAVTEAAHNVVLLHLLRCMEPMLAQNVRQNFELLYARREMLPLVSNHRTRVFEAIMAGEPEQAREASHRHLAFIEEILLDRSREQSRRERSLRRIQQRKD, encoded by the coding sequence ATGGCCTACAGCAAAATTCGCCAACCAAAACTATCGGATGTGATAGAGCAGCAGCTGGAGTTTTTAATCCTCGAAGGGACTCTGCGCCCCGGTGAAAAACTCCCGCCTGAACGCGAACTGGCTAAACAGTTCGACGTTTCCCGTCCCTCTCTGCGTGAGGCGATTCAACGTCTCGAAGCGAAGGGCTTGCTGCTACGTCGTCAGGGCGGCGGAACTTTTGTGCAAAACAGCCTGTGGCAGAGCTTCAGCGATCCGCTGGTAGAGCTTCTTTCTGACCACCCAGAATCCCAGTTTGACCTGCTTGAAACCCGTCACGCGCTTGAAGGCATCGCGGCTTATTACGCGGCTCTGCGCAGCAATGATGAAGATCGTGAACGTATTCGCGAGCTTCATCAGGCCATTGAACGGGCCCAGCAGTCAGGCGATCTCGACGCTGAGTCCGATGCCGTCGTCCAGTATCAAATTGCCGTCACCGAAGCGGCGCACAATGTGGTGCTGCTCCATCTGCTACGCTGCATGGAGCCGATGCTGGCCCAGAATGTTCGACAGAATTTTGAATTGTTGTACGCCCGCCGGGAAATGCTCCCGTTGGTCAGCAACCATCGCACCCGAGTTTTCGAGGCGATAATGGCCGGGGAACCGGAGCAGGCGCGTGAAGCGTCGCACCGCCACCTGGCTTTCATTGAGGAAATCTTGCTGGACCGCAGCCGTGAACAGAGTCGTCGAGAACGTTCACTGCGCCGCATACAGCAACGAAAGGATTAA
- the aceE gene encoding pyruvate dehydrogenase (acetyl-transferring), homodimeric type produces the protein MSERLQNDVDPIETRDWLQAIESVIREEGVERAQYLIDQLLSEARKGGVKVASGAGASNYVNTIAVEDEPEYPGNLDLERRIRSAIRWNAIMTVLRASKKDLELGGHMASFQSSATVYEVCFNHFFRARTEKDGGDLVYFQGHISPGVYARAFLEGRLTEEQMNNFRQEVHGKGLSSYPHPKLMPEFWQFPTVSMGLGPIGAIYQAKFLKYLEHRGLKDTSQQTVYAFLGDGEMDEPESKGAITIATREKLDNLCFIINCNLQRLDGPVTGNGKIINELEGIFSGAGWNVVKVMWGGRWDELLRKDTSGKLIQLMNETVDGDYQTFKSKNGAYVREHFFGKYPETAALVADWSDDQIWALNRGGHDPKKVYAALKNAQDTKGKATVILAHTIKGYGMGDTAEGKNIAHQVKKMNMDGVRYIRDRFNVPVTDEQVENLSYITFPEGSEEHTYLHAQRQKLNGYLPSRQVNFTEKLELPVLEDFSQLLEEQNKEISTTIAFVRALNVMLKNKSIKDRLVPIIADEARTFGMEGLFRQIGIYSPNGQQYTPQDREQVAYYKEDEKGQILQEGINELGAGASWLAAATSYSTNNLPMIPFYIYYSMFGFQRIGDLCWQAGDQQARGFLVGGTSGRTTLNGEGLQHEDGHSHIQSLTIPNCISYDPSYAYEVAVIMHDGLVRMYGEAQENVYYYITTLNENYHMPAMPAGAEEGIRKGIYKLETIAGSKGKVQLLGSGSILRHVREAAQILANDYGVGSDVYSVTSFTELARDGQDCERWNMLHPMETPRVPYIAQVMNDAPAVASTDYMKLFAEQVRTYVPADDYRVLGTDGFGRSDSRENLRHHFEVDSSYVVVAALGELAKRGEIDKKVVAEAITKFNIDADKVNPRLA, from the coding sequence ATGTCAGAACGTCTCCAAAATGACGTGGATCCGATCGAAACTCGCGACTGGCTACAGGCGATCGAATCGGTCATCCGTGAAGAAGGTGTTGAGCGCGCTCAGTATCTGATTGATCAGCTGCTTTCAGAAGCCCGTAAAGGTGGCGTGAAAGTAGCCTCAGGTGCAGGGGCTAGCAACTACGTAAACACGATTGCCGTCGAAGACGAACCGGAATACCCGGGCAATCTGGATCTGGAACGTCGTATCCGTTCTGCAATTCGCTGGAACGCGATCATGACCGTTCTGCGCGCATCCAAGAAAGACCTGGAGCTGGGCGGCCACATGGCTTCCTTCCAGTCTTCTGCGACCGTATACGAAGTGTGCTTCAACCACTTCTTCCGCGCACGCACCGAGAAAGACGGCGGCGACCTGGTGTACTTCCAGGGCCACATCTCTCCGGGCGTTTACGCACGTGCGTTCCTGGAAGGTCGTCTGACTGAAGAGCAGATGAACAACTTCCGTCAGGAAGTTCACGGTAAAGGTCTCTCCTCTTACCCGCACCCTAAACTGATGCCTGAATTCTGGCAGTTCCCGACCGTATCTATGGGTCTGGGTCCAATCGGTGCTATTTACCAGGCTAAATTCCTGAAATATCTGGAACACCGTGGCCTGAAAGATACCTCCCAGCAGACCGTTTACGCTTTCCTCGGCGACGGCGAGATGGATGAGCCAGAATCTAAAGGTGCGATCACCATCGCCACCCGTGAGAAACTGGACAACCTGTGCTTCATCATCAACTGTAACCTGCAGCGTCTGGATGGTCCGGTAACCGGCAACGGCAAGATCATCAACGAACTGGAAGGCATCTTCAGCGGTGCTGGCTGGAACGTGGTTAAAGTGATGTGGGGCGGTCGTTGGGATGAGCTGCTGCGTAAAGACACCAGCGGTAAACTGATCCAGCTGATGAACGAAACCGTTGACGGCGACTATCAGACCTTCAAATCCAAAAACGGTGCTTACGTTCGTGAACACTTCTTCGGTAAATACCCTGAAACCGCAGCGCTGGTTGCAGACTGGTCTGACGATCAGATCTGGGCTCTGAACCGTGGCGGCCACGATCCGAAGAAAGTCTACGCAGCACTGAAAAACGCACAAGACACCAAAGGCAAAGCAACAGTTATCCTGGCACATACCATCAAAGGTTATGGCATGGGTGACACCGCCGAAGGTAAAAACATTGCTCACCAGGTGAAGAAAATGAACATGGACGGCGTGCGTTATATCCGCGACCGTTTCAACGTTCCTGTCACCGACGAGCAGGTTGAAAACCTCTCTTACATCACCTTCCCGGAAGGCTCTGAAGAACACACCTACCTGCACGCACAGCGTCAGAAACTGAACGGCTACCTGCCGTCCCGTCAGGTGAACTTCACTGAGAAACTGGAACTGCCGGTTCTGGAAGACTTCTCCCAGCTGCTGGAAGAGCAGAACAAAGAGATCTCTACCACTATCGCTTTCGTTCGTGCCCTGAACGTGATGCTGAAAAACAAGTCGATCAAAGATCGTCTGGTTCCAATCATCGCCGATGAAGCGCGTACCTTCGGTATGGAAGGTCTGTTCCGTCAGATCGGTATTTACAGCCCGAACGGCCAGCAGTACACCCCGCAGGACCGTGAGCAGGTTGCTTACTACAAAGAAGACGAGAAAGGCCAGATTCTGCAGGAAGGGATCAACGAGCTGGGCGCAGGCGCATCCTGGCTGGCTGCTGCGACCTCTTACAGCACCAACAACCTGCCGATGATTCCGTTCTACATCTACTACTCCATGTTCGGTTTCCAGCGTATCGGTGACCTGTGCTGGCAGGCTGGCGACCAACAGGCTCGCGGCTTCCTGGTCGGTGGTACTTCCGGTCGTACAACCCTGAACGGTGAAGGTCTGCAGCACGAAGATGGTCACAGCCACATTCAGTCTCTGACTATCCCGAACTGTATCTCTTATGACCCGTCTTACGCGTACGAAGTGGCAGTCATCATGCATGACGGTCTGGTACGTATGTACGGTGAAGCGCAAGAGAACGTTTACTACTACATCACCACTCTGAACGAAAACTACCACATGCCGGCTATGCCAGCAGGTGCCGAGGAAGGTATCCGTAAAGGTATCTACAAACTCGAAACCATCGCGGGTAGCAAAGGTAAAGTTCAGCTGCTGGGCTCCGGTTCTATCCTGCGTCACGTCCGTGAAGCAGCGCAGATCCTGGCGAACGACTACGGCGTTGGCTCCGACGTGTACAGCGTGACCTCCTTCACCGAACTGGCGCGTGATGGCCAGGATTGTGAGCGCTGGAACATGCTGCACCCGATGGAAACTCCACGCGTACCGTACATCGCTCAGGTGATGAACGACGCACCGGCAGTGGCATCGACTGACTATATGAAACTGTTCGCCGAGCAGGTTCGTACTTACGTACCGGCTGATGATTACCGCGTACTGGGTACCGACGGCTTCGGTCGCTCTGACAGCCGCGAAAACCTGCGTCACCACTTCGAAGTTGACTCTTCTTATGTGGTCGTAGCAGCGCTGGGCGAACTGGCTAAACGTGGCGAAATCGATAAGAAAGTGGTTGCGGAAGCAATTACCAAATTCAACATCGATGCAGATAAAGTTAACCCGCGTCTGGCGTAA
- the aceF gene encoding pyruvate dehydrogenase complex dihydrolipoyllysine-residue acetyltransferase, giving the protein MAIEINVPDIGADEVEITEILVKVGDKVEAEQSLITVEGDKASMEVPSPQAGIVKEIKVSVGDKTETGKLIMIFDSADGAAAAASAQEEKKEAAAPAAAPAAAAAKDVNVPDIGGDEVEVTEIMVKVGDTVAAEQSLITVEGDKASMEVPAPFAGVVKEIKINTGDKVSTGSLIMVFEVAGAAPAAAPAQAAAPAAAAAPAASGAKDVNVPDIGGDEVEVTEVMVKVGDKVAAEQSLITVEGDKASMEVPAPFAGTVKEIKISTGDKVSTGSLIMVFEVEGAAPAAAPAAAPAPAAAAPAPAPAAKAAAPAAKAEGKSEFAENDAYVHATPLIRRLAREFGVNLAKVKGTGRKGRILREDVQTYVKEAVKRAEAAPTAATGGGIPGMLPWPKVDFSKFGEIEEVELGRIQKISGANLSRNWVMIPHVTHFDKTDITDLEAFRKQQNAEAEKRKLDVKFTPVVFIMKAVAAALEQMPRFNSSLSEDAQRLTLKKYINIGVAVDTPNGLVVPVFKDVNKKSITELSRELTVISKKARDGKLTAGEMQGGCFTISSIGGLGTTHFAPIVNAPEVAILGVSKSAMEPVWNGKEFVPRLMMPISLSFDHRVIDGADGARFITIINNTLSDIRRLVM; this is encoded by the coding sequence ATGGCTATCGAAATCAATGTACCGGACATCGGGGCTGATGAAGTTGAAATCACCGAGATCCTGGTCAAAGTAGGCGACAAAGTTGAAGCTGAACAGTCGCTGATCACCGTAGAAGGCGACAAAGCCTCTATGGAAGTCCCGTCTCCTCAGGCTGGCATCGTTAAAGAGATCAAAGTCTCTGTTGGCGACAAAACCGAGACTGGCAAACTGATCATGATTTTCGATTCCGCCGACGGTGCAGCAGCTGCTGCATCTGCGCAGGAAGAGAAGAAAGAAGCAGCGGCTCCGGCGGCTGCACCAGCAGCTGCGGCTGCAAAAGACGTCAACGTGCCAGACATCGGCGGTGACGAAGTCGAAGTGACTGAGATCATGGTGAAAGTGGGCGACACCGTTGCCGCTGAACAATCCCTGATCACCGTAGAAGGCGACAAAGCCTCTATGGAAGTCCCGGCTCCGTTCGCGGGCGTCGTTAAAGAGATCAAAATCAACACCGGCGACAAAGTGTCTACCGGCTCCCTGATTATGGTCTTCGAAGTGGCGGGTGCTGCACCTGCTGCGGCTCCAGCACAGGCAGCTGCTCCGGCGGCCGCGGCTGCACCAGCAGCGTCTGGCGCGAAAGACGTTAACGTTCCGGATATCGGCGGTGACGAAGTTGAAGTGACTGAAGTGATGGTGAAAGTGGGCGACAAAGTTGCCGCTGAGCAGTCACTGATCACCGTAGAAGGCGACAAAGCCTCTATGGAAGTCCCGGCTCCGTTCGCAGGTACCGTGAAAGAAATTAAAATCAGCACCGGCGACAAAGTGTCCACCGGCTCTCTGATCATGGTCTTCGAAGTGGAAGGCGCTGCGCCTGCCGCGGCTCCGGCTGCTGCTCCAGCACCTGCTGCTGCCGCTCCGGCTCCAGCTCCTGCTGCGAAAGCAGCGGCACCGGCAGCGAAAGCCGAAGGCAAATCTGAGTTTGCTGAGAACGACGCGTACGTTCACGCCACTCCACTGATTCGTCGCCTGGCGCGCGAATTCGGTGTGAATCTGGCGAAAGTGAAAGGGACGGGCCGTAAGGGTCGTATCCTGCGCGAAGACGTTCAGACTTACGTGAAAGAAGCGGTGAAACGCGCTGAAGCGGCACCAACTGCTGCTACCGGCGGCGGTATCCCGGGCATGCTGCCATGGCCGAAAGTGGACTTCAGCAAGTTTGGTGAAATCGAAGAAGTGGAACTGGGCCGTATCCAGAAAATCTCTGGTGCTAACCTGAGCCGTAACTGGGTGATGATCCCGCACGTTACGCACTTCGACAAAACCGATATCACCGATCTGGAAGCGTTCCGTAAACAGCAGAACGCCGAAGCTGAGAAACGTAAACTGGACGTGAAATTCACCCCAGTGGTCTTCATCATGAAAGCGGTTGCGGCAGCCCTTGAGCAGATGCCACGTTTCAACAGCTCTCTGTCTGAAGATGCACAGCGTCTGACGCTGAAGAAATACATCAACATCGGTGTTGCGGTTGATACGCCAAATGGTCTGGTTGTTCCGGTCTTCAAAGACGTGAACAAGAAGAGCATCACTGAGCTGTCCCGTGAACTGACTGTCATCTCCAAGAAAGCGCGTGATGGTAAGCTGACAGCCGGCGAAATGCAGGGCGGTTGCTTCACTATCTCCAGCATCGGCGGCCTGGGTACCACCCACTTCGCGCCGATTGTTAACGCGCCGGAAGTGGCGATCCTCGGTGTGTCCAAGTCCGCGATGGAACCGGTGTGGAATGGTAAAGAGTTTGTGCCGCGTCTGATGATGCCAATCTCTCTCTCCTTCGACCACCGTGTGATCGACGGTGCTGATGGTGCTCGCTTCATTACCATCATCAACAACACCCTGAGCGATATTCGCCGCCTGGTGATGTAA
- the lpdA gene encoding dihydrolipoyl dehydrogenase, whose translation MSTEIKTQVVVLGAGPAGYSAAFRCADLGLETVIVERYNTLGGVCLNVGCIPSKALLHVAKVIEEAKALADHGIVFGEPKTDIDKIRTWKEKVITQLTGGLAGMAKGRKVKVVNGLGKFTGANTLEVEGENGKTVINFDNAIIAAGSRPIELPFIPHEDPRVWDSTDALELKTVPKRLLVMGGGIIGLEMGTVYHALGSEIDVVEMFDQVIPAADKDIVKVFTKRISKKFNLMLETKVTAVEAKEDGIYVSMEGKKAPAEAQRYDAVLVAIGRVPNGKNLDAGAAGVEVDDRGFIRVDKQLRTNVPHIFAIGDIVGQPMLAHKGVHEGHVAAEVIAGMKHYFDPKVIPSIAYTEPEVAWVGLTEKEAKEKGISYETATFPWAASGRAIASDCADGVTKLIFDKETHRVIGGAIVGTNGGELLGEIGLAIEMGCDAEDIALTIHAHPTLHESVGLAAEVFEGSITDLPNAKAKKK comes from the coding sequence ATGAGTACTGAAATCAAAACTCAGGTCGTGGTACTTGGGGCAGGCCCGGCAGGTTACTCTGCTGCCTTCCGTTGCGCTGATTTAGGTCTGGAAACCGTTATCGTAGAACGTTACAACACCCTCGGTGGTGTTTGTCTGAACGTCGGCTGTATCCCTTCTAAAGCACTGCTGCACGTAGCAAAAGTTATCGAAGAAGCCAAAGCACTGGCTGACCACGGTATCGTCTTCGGCGAGCCGAAAACCGATATCGACAAGATTCGTACCTGGAAAGAAAAAGTGATCACTCAGCTGACCGGCGGTCTGGCTGGCATGGCTAAAGGCCGTAAAGTGAAAGTGGTCAACGGTCTGGGTAAATTCACCGGGGCTAACACCCTGGAAGTGGAAGGCGAAAACGGTAAAACCGTGATCAACTTCGACAACGCGATCATCGCGGCGGGCTCCCGTCCGATCGAACTGCCGTTTATTCCGCATGAAGATCCACGCGTGTGGGATTCCACCGACGCTCTGGAACTGAAAACCGTTCCAAAACGCCTGCTGGTTATGGGTGGCGGTATCATCGGTCTGGAAATGGGTACCGTTTACCATGCGCTGGGTTCAGAGATTGACGTGGTTGAAATGTTCGACCAGGTTATCCCGGCTGCCGATAAAGACATCGTGAAAGTCTTCACCAAACGCATCAGCAAGAAATTCAACCTGATGCTGGAAACCAAAGTGACTGCCGTTGAAGCGAAAGAAGACGGTATTTACGTTTCCATGGAAGGCAAAAAAGCCCCTGCTGAAGCGCAGCGTTACGACGCGGTGCTGGTCGCTATCGGTCGTGTACCGAACGGCAAAAACCTGGATGCAGGCGCGGCGGGCGTTGAAGTGGACGACCGTGGCTTTATCCGTGTCGACAAACAGCTGCGCACCAACGTGCCGCACATCTTTGCCATCGGCGATATCGTCGGTCAGCCAATGCTGGCACACAAAGGTGTTCACGAAGGCCACGTTGCCGCTGAAGTTATCGCGGGCATGAAGCACTACTTCGACCCGAAAGTGATCCCATCGATCGCTTACACCGAGCCAGAAGTTGCCTGGGTAGGTCTGACCGAGAAAGAAGCGAAAGAGAAAGGCATCAGCTACGAAACCGCCACCTTCCCGTGGGCTGCTTCCGGCCGTGCGATCGCTTCCGACTGCGCCGATGGCGTGACCAAACTGATCTTCGACAAAGAAACTCACCGTGTGATCGGTGGTGCGATTGTCGGCACCAACGGCGGCGAGCTGCTGGGTGAGATCGGTCTGGCTATCGAAATGGGCTGTGACGCTGAAGACATCGCGCTGACCATCCACGCACACCCGACTCTGCACGAGTCCGTGGGCCTGGCGGCAGAAGTGTTTGAAGGTAGCATCACCGACCTGCCGAACGCGAAAGCCAAGAAGAAGTAA
- a CDS encoding DUF2950 family protein — protein sequence MKKKLLSGMMLLMVSTFALAQQEFATPDEATSALAKAISIQNEGEMKNLLGDDWRDFLPPEGVDPDAVDRFLRDWQVSHHTVINGDVAHLNVGDSDWQLPIPVVKREAGWQFDMKKAAEEILTREIGRNELAAIEALHAYVDAQQSYFLLNHQYAKKVISSEGKKDGLYWPAAPGEAPSPLGPAFSPPVPGTGYHGYQFRILPDSDNGFAMIAWPVSYGQTGVMSFMVNGEDKVYQTDLGSESQKKAHKIKAYHPDKAWQPVTP from the coding sequence ATGAAAAAGAAATTACTCAGTGGAATGATGCTGCTTATGGTCTCCACTTTTGCCCTCGCGCAGCAGGAGTTCGCTACCCCGGACGAAGCAACCAGCGCCCTGGCGAAGGCCATCAGCATACAAAACGAAGGCGAGATGAAAAACCTGCTCGGCGATGACTGGCGTGATTTTTTACCGCCGGAGGGCGTCGACCCTGACGCCGTTGATCGTTTTCTGCGGGACTGGCAGGTCAGCCACCACACGGTCATCAATGGCGATGTCGCGCATCTGAACGTGGGCGATAGCGACTGGCAACTCCCGATCCCCGTCGTGAAGCGCGAAGCTGGCTGGCAGTTTGATATGAAAAAAGCCGCCGAAGAGATCCTGACGCGCGAGATTGGCCGCAACGAACTCGCCGCCATTGAAGCCCTTCACGCCTATGTCGATGCGCAGCAAAGCTATTTCTTGCTCAATCATCAATACGCGAAAAAGGTGATTAGCTCAGAAGGGAAAAAAGACGGCCTGTACTGGCCAGCCGCTCCCGGTGAAGCGCCAAGCCCGCTTGGTCCGGCATTTAGCCCACCGGTGCCAGGGACCGGGTATCACGGCTACCAGTTCCGGATCCTGCCGGATAGCGACAACGGTTTTGCGATGATCGCCTGGCCCGTCAGCTATGGCCAGACCGGCGTCATGAGTTTTATGGTGAACGGTGAAGACAAGGTGTATCAGACGGATCTCGGCAGCGAGTCGCAGAAGAAGGCGCATAAGATAAAGGCTTATCATCCGGATAAAGCGTGGCAGCCCGTCACTCCATAA
- a CDS encoding DUF3300 domain-containing protein → MKLPFKPHLLVLLCSAGLLAASGVMFVKSRAPETVSTPPVAAVPQPVPPPPAPVVTPTYTAAQIDQWTAPIALYPDALLSQILMASTYPANVIQAAQWSKDNPKMQGDAAIQAVSNQPWDPSVKSLVAFPQLMSLMGENPPWIQSLGDAFLAQPKDVMDSVQRLRQLAQQTGALQSTPQQTVTSVKKAEPAASTTSGSTATTTTTSPTVIKIESADPQVVYVPTYNPNTVYGTWPSTSYPPVYLPPSPGEQFTDSLVKGLGFSLGVATTYAIFSNIDWDDDDHHHDHDDYDHHNGGYNRNGDNNININVDNFNKISGQRLTDNNRTWQHNPAYREGVPYPNNQLNNRFHSTNSATGLSATQQKPVNRDSQRQAALAQVQQSTGKNLSQTQRPATKDAQRQAANNQLKQISQRNNYRGYDTNKPQTAQRANNKAQRDNRQNLSQRQERPAAQPARQRNTQPRANALSGNDSRSANWQAQQQRGAQSRQFTAQHQNRQQPRQMPAGRTEHREFRHR, encoded by the coding sequence ATGAAGTTGCCCTTTAAGCCACACCTTCTGGTCCTGCTGTGCAGTGCCGGGCTGTTAGCCGCATCCGGCGTGATGTTTGTGAAGAGCCGGGCTCCAGAGACGGTCTCAACACCACCGGTCGCGGCGGTGCCTCAGCCCGTCCCCCCACCGCCTGCACCGGTTGTTACCCCAACCTATACCGCCGCGCAGATCGATCAGTGGACAGCCCCTATCGCGCTCTATCCCGACGCGCTGCTCTCGCAAATCCTGATGGCCTCCACCTATCCGGCAAACGTGATCCAGGCCGCGCAGTGGTCGAAAGACAATCCTAAAATGCAGGGCGACGCGGCCATTCAGGCGGTGAGCAATCAGCCTTGGGACCCGAGCGTCAAATCCCTGGTCGCCTTTCCTCAGCTAATGTCACTGATGGGTGAAAACCCGCCGTGGATACAGAGTCTCGGCGATGCGTTTCTGGCGCAGCCTAAGGATGTGATGGATTCCGTTCAGCGTCTGCGTCAACTGGCTCAGCAAACAGGTGCGCTGCAGTCCACGCCGCAGCAGACGGTCACCAGTGTGAAGAAAGCGGAACCGGCTGCCAGCACGACATCCGGCTCAACCGCAACGACCACGACAACCAGCCCGACGGTTATCAAAATCGAATCCGCCGATCCGCAGGTGGTTTACGTCCCGACCTATAACCCCAACACGGTTTACGGCACCTGGCCTAGCACCAGCTATCCGCCGGTCTACCTTCCCCCTTCCCCGGGCGAGCAGTTTACCGACAGCCTGGTGAAGGGGCTGGGCTTCAGTCTCGGGGTCGCCACCACCTACGCGATCTTCAGTAATATCGACTGGGACGATGACGATCACCACCATGACCACGATGATTATGACCACCACAACGGCGGCTATAACCGTAACGGCGATAACAACATCAACATCAACGTGGATAACTTCAATAAAATCAGCGGCCAGCGCCTGACGGATAACAACCGCACCTGGCAGCATAATCCAGCCTATCGTGAAGGGGTTCCGTATCCGAATAATCAGCTCAATAACCGTTTCCACTCGACGAACAGCGCGACGGGCCTGAGTGCCACGCAGCAAAAACCGGTTAACCGCGACAGTCAGCGCCAGGCAGCACTGGCTCAGGTTCAGCAATCCACCGGGAAAAACCTGTCGCAAACCCAGCGTCCGGCAACGAAAGACGCTCAGCGTCAGGCGGCCAACAATCAGCTGAAGCAGATTTCCCAGCGCAATAACTATCGCGGGTATGACACCAACAAGCCACAGACCGCGCAGCGCGCGAATAACAAAGCCCAGCGCGATAACCGTCAGAATCTGTCCCAGCGGCAGGAGCGACCGGCTGCGCAACCCGCTCGCCAGCGAAATACGCAACCACGGGCCAATGCCTTAAGCGGCAACGATAGCCGGTCAGCCAACTGGCAGGCGCAGCAGCAACGCGGCGCGCAGAGTCGTCAGTTCACCGCGCAACACCAGAACCGTCAGCAGCCGCGGCAAATGCCAGCGGGCCGCACTGAACACCGTGAATTCCGCCACCGCTAA